A stretch of the Rodentibacter haemolyticus genome encodes the following:
- a CDS encoding Na(+)-translocating NADH-quinone reductase subunit C: MAKFNKDSVGGTILVVLLLSLVCSVIVAGSAVMLKPAQEEQKLLDKQKNILNVAGLLQEKTDVKETYAKFIEPRFVDLNSGEYVQQADESLQAIPADEDKARIRARAKTAEVYLVKNEQGQTQQVILPIYGTGLWSVMYGLVSVQPDGNTINGITYYQHGETPGLGGEIENPNWAGLFKGKKLFDEQHKPAIRIVKGQAPKDEHSIDGLSGATLTGNGVQGTFDYWFSANGFSKYLEKLQTGAN; encoded by the coding sequence ATGGCTAAGTTTAATAAAGACAGTGTAGGCGGCACAATTCTTGTTGTGTTGCTGTTGAGTTTAGTTTGTTCCGTTATTGTTGCCGGTTCTGCGGTAATGTTAAAACCAGCGCAAGAAGAACAAAAATTACTCGATAAACAAAAAAATATCTTAAACGTAGCAGGCCTTTTACAAGAAAAAACAGATGTAAAAGAAACCTATGCGAAGTTTATTGAACCACGCTTTGTTGATTTAAACAGCGGTGAGTATGTTCAGCAAGCCGACGAAAGCTTACAAGCAATCCCGGCTGATGAAGATAAAGCACGAATCCGTGCTCGTGCTAAAACTGCGGAAGTCTATCTTGTAAAAAATGAACAAGGTCAAACTCAACAAGTGATTTTACCAATTTACGGTACCGGTTTATGGTCTGTAATGTACGGTTTAGTTTCTGTTCAACCGGACGGCAATACCATTAACGGTATCACTTACTACCAACACGGCGAAACGCCGGGGTTAGGCGGTGAAATTGAAAATCCGAACTGGGCAGGTTTATTTAAAGGCAAAAAATTATTTGATGAGCAACATAAACCGGCAATTCGCATTGTGAAAGGTCAAGCACCGAAAGATGAGCACAGTATTGACGGTTTATCCGGTGCAACCTTAACCGGCAATGGTGTTCAAGGTACGTTTGACTATTGGTTCAG
- a CDS encoding NADH:ubiquinone reductase (Na(+)-transporting) subunit B has translation MGLKNLFEKMEPAFLPGGKYSKLYPIFESIYTLLYTPGTVTHKNTHVRDALDSKRMMITVFLALFPAIFYGMYNVGNQAIPALNQLGNLEQLIANDWHYALANGFGLDLSMNAGWGSKMALGAIFFLPIYLVVFTVCTVWELLFSVVRGHEVNEGMFVSTILFALIVPPTLPLWQAALGISFGIVVAKEIFGGVGRNFMNPALAGRAFLFFAYPAQISGDLVWTAADGFSGATALSQWSQGGQGALQHAVSGTPITWMDAFIGNIPGSMGEVSTLAILIGGAIIVFTRIAAWRIIAGVMIGMIATSTLFNLIGSETNQMFSMPWHWHLVLGGFALGMVFMATDPVSASFTNIGKWWYGALIGVMAVLIRTVNPAYPEGMMLAILFANLFAPIFDYLVVQANIKRRRARTNG, from the coding sequence ATGGGTTTAAAAAATCTTTTTGAAAAAATGGAACCCGCGTTTTTGCCCGGCGGTAAATACAGCAAGCTTTATCCGATCTTTGAATCGATTTACACCTTGCTCTATACACCGGGTACGGTAACGCATAAAAACACGCACGTTCGTGATGCGTTAGACTCAAAACGTATGATGATCACGGTTTTCCTCGCATTATTCCCTGCGATTTTCTATGGGATGTACAATGTGGGTAACCAAGCGATTCCTGCGTTAAATCAATTAGGTAATTTGGAACAATTAATCGCAAACGACTGGCATTATGCGCTCGCAAACGGTTTTGGCTTGGATCTAAGTATGAATGCGGGCTGGGGCAGCAAAATGGCATTAGGTGCGATTTTCTTCCTACCGATCTACTTAGTCGTGTTCACCGTTTGTACGGTTTGGGAATTATTATTCTCTGTCGTACGTGGTCACGAGGTAAATGAAGGGATGTTCGTTTCTACCATTCTTTTCGCTTTAATCGTTCCGCCGACATTGCCATTGTGGCAAGCCGCTTTAGGTATCAGTTTCGGTATTGTTGTTGCAAAAGAAATCTTTGGTGGCGTTGGTCGTAACTTTATGAACCCTGCACTTGCAGGTCGCGCTTTCCTGTTCTTTGCTTATCCGGCACAAATTTCCGGTGATTTGGTATGGACTGCCGCAGACGGTTTCTCTGGTGCTACCGCACTTTCACAATGGTCTCAAGGCGGTCAAGGTGCTTTACAACATGCAGTAAGCGGCACACCTATCACTTGGATGGATGCGTTTATCGGTAATATTCCGGGCTCAATGGGTGAGGTATCTACATTAGCCATTTTAATCGGTGGCGCAATCATCGTATTCACCCGTATTGCAGCGTGGCGTATTATCGCCGGTGTAATGATCGGTATGATTGCAACTTCAACCCTATTTAATCTTATCGGTTCCGAAACCAACCAAATGTTCTCAATGCCTTGGCACTGGCACCTTGTTTTAGGTGGTTTTGCATTGGGTATGGTGTTTATGGCAACCGATCCTGTTTCCGCTTCTTTTACTAACATCGGTAAATGGTGGTACGGCGCATTAATCGGTGTAATGGCGGTGCTAATTCGTACTGTAAACCCGGCATATCCGGAAGGTATGATGTTAGCGATTTTATTTGCAAACCTATTTGCACCGATTTTTGACTACCTCGTAGTTCAAGCAAATATCAAACGTCGGAGAGCGAGAACAAATGGCTAA
- a CDS encoding Na(+)-translocating NADH-quinone reductase subunit A codes for MITIKKGLDLPIAGKPAQVIHNGNVVNQVAILGEEYVGMRPSMKVREGDTVKKGQVLFEDKKNPGVIFTSPASGTITAINRGEKRVLQSVVIDVKGDEKITFAKYNADELNTLSSEQVKQNLVESGLWTALRTRPFSKIPAIESEPSSIFVNAMDTNPLAADPEVVLKEHWQDFTNGLTVLGRLFPAKPLRLCKAGDTNIPTVDLSNLEIHDFGGVHPAGLVGTHIHFIDPVGAQKTVWHINYQDVIAIGKLFTSGELYVERVISLAGPQVNNPRLVRTVIGANLSQLTKDELSAGENRVISGSVLCGNTAKGAHDYLGRYALQVSVIAEGNEKEFFGWITPQPNKYSITRTVLGHFGKKLFNFTTSENGGERAMVPIGNYERVMPLDILPTLLLRDLIAGDTDGAQALGCLELDEEDLALCSFVCPGKYEYGSILRQVLDKIEKEG; via the coding sequence ATGATTACAATTAAAAAAGGCTTGGATCTTCCTATCGCAGGAAAACCGGCACAAGTAATCCACAACGGTAATGTTGTGAATCAGGTTGCGATTCTTGGTGAGGAGTATGTGGGGATGCGTCCTTCTATGAAGGTGCGCGAAGGTGATACTGTTAAGAAAGGTCAAGTGCTTTTTGAAGACAAAAAAAATCCGGGTGTGATTTTCACATCCCCTGCAAGCGGTACTATCACAGCAATTAATCGTGGCGAAAAACGTGTATTACAGTCTGTGGTAATTGACGTAAAAGGTGATGAAAAAATCACTTTTGCAAAATATAATGCAGATGAACTCAATACGCTTTCTTCCGAGCAAGTAAAACAAAACCTTGTAGAATCAGGTTTATGGACTGCATTGCGTACTCGTCCGTTCAGCAAAATTCCTGCGATTGAAAGCGAACCTTCTTCTATCTTCGTAAATGCGATGGATACGAACCCGTTAGCTGCCGATCCCGAAGTAGTATTAAAAGAGCATTGGCAAGATTTTACTAACGGTTTAACCGTGCTAGGCCGTTTATTCCCTGCCAAGCCGTTGCGTTTATGTAAAGCCGGAGACACAAATATTCCAACCGTGGATTTATCAAATCTTGAAATTCACGATTTCGGCGGTGTACACCCGGCAGGCCTTGTTGGAACACATATTCACTTTATTGATCCCGTCGGTGCACAAAAAACCGTATGGCATATCAATTATCAAGATGTCATTGCTATCGGTAAATTATTCACGAGCGGTGAACTTTACGTAGAACGTGTCATTTCACTTGCCGGTCCGCAAGTAAATAATCCGCGTTTAGTGCGTACGGTAATCGGTGCAAATCTTTCTCAATTGACTAAAGATGAATTAAGTGCGGGTGAAAATCGAGTTATTTCCGGTTCCGTGCTTTGCGGTAACACGGCAAAAGGTGCGCACGACTATTTAGGTCGTTACGCATTGCAGGTGTCTGTGATTGCAGAAGGTAATGAGAAAGAGTTTTTCGGTTGGATCACACCGCAACCAAATAAATATTCCATTACTCGTACCGTATTGGGTCATTTCGGTAAAAAATTATTCAACTTCACCACCTCAGAAAACGGCGGTGAACGTGCGATGGTGCCAATCGGCAATTATGAACGCGTAATGCCATTGGATATTTTACCAACCTTATTGTTACGTGATTTAATCGCAGGTGATACCGATGGCGCTCAAGCATTAGGTTGTTTAGAGCTGGATGAAGAGGATTTAGCACTTTGTTCATTCGTTTGCCCGGGCAAATATGAATACGGTTCAATCTTGCGTCAAGTGTTAGATAAGATTGAGAAGGAAGGTTAA
- a CDS encoding BolA family protein produces MSKQQELLDKIHAEFQPHFASVENESHMHSSGKGVDSHFKLVIVSDAFTGVSKVQRHQKLYQLFSDDLKNGIHALALHLYTKEEWEKQGESFPISPNCMGVGQ; encoded by the coding sequence ATGTCAAAACAGCAAGAATTGCTAGATAAAATTCACGCCGAATTTCAACCGCACTTTGCTAGCGTAGAAAATGAAAGCCATATGCATAGTTCGGGCAAAGGGGTCGATTCCCATTTTAAATTGGTCATTGTAAGTGATGCTTTCACCGGTGTGAGCAAAGTACAGCGCCATCAAAAATTATATCAATTATTTTCCGATGATTTAAAAAATGGCATTCACGCATTGGCTCTTCATCTTTACACAAAGGAAGAATGGGAAAAACAGGGGGAGTCCTTCCCTATTTCACCCAATTGTATGGGCGTAGGACAATAA